In Camelina sativa cultivar DH55 chromosome 13, Cs, whole genome shotgun sequence, the genomic window TTGAAGAGCTAATATATGGGAAGATATCAAACATTGTattcttgctcttttttttttgcaagacaATATATCCATATGGACAAGAATATTTGAaggttcataaaatcatatagcTCCATTGCAAAAATAGGTTAGGGTTGTTTATCATGAAGATAAgacaatattgtttaaaattatgaattccGAGACAACATTCAGTATACAGTTTAGTTTGTACATCTTTTCCTACAGCTtcgtcatattaaaaaatataattattataacaatttAAAGTCTAGCATTATATACTATCAATATTATTACTATACAACTTGCTGATAGAATATAATCTTTTCACTTgcaattaataaagaaaatcaaTTAGCATTTAGCAGTACTAAGAAAAACAATCTATTAAATTTTACTGGTAACACAAAACGAGTAAAAAgctaattgaaagaaaaatagtaaGCGATACTAAATTTGTTAGGAAATATTAggaattttagttaaaatagaTAGATATCAAAATTGATCGTTTTTAATACCATTTTTATAAAGTAACACCTCGTACAACAACGATCTGATTATAATGTAATTACTTaatcaaaactattatttttttagtattttattttttctttaccaGAATTTCATTTTCTGTATACTAgtgtttcattttaattaagCGGACCTTAAACTAAAATACTCaatccgttttaaaatataagatgttttagctaAAATATGTATAGTAAAAgatactttaaaaaagtttaatcaatcataaacaaaactgcctaatataaaatataaatttaatctaaaagttgcatagaaactaaaaaacatcttatattttgaaacaaaaatatttctataaacattttatattatgaaacggaggaagtaataaaaatatgttaataaatcaaaaaataatagtaaaaagaTCATAGAAGTTACAAAAGAACGGAATTCCCGTGATGcacattaataaaaatttggtctATCATATCACATTCGTATCATTAAAATTTATCACTATTATTATAAcggattagaaagaaaaaaaaaacggataatacagataaaataaataattggagTAAATGGCCAAAATGTAATgattgatataataaaaaaaatcttaaaataaaataaagcgTAATGTAAATTATGTAATAAGAAGGAGCACGCAAACGTCATCGTATGAACCTTTACAATCATTAAACCGGATAAACGACATCGTATTGAGAAAATAAATAGGCTCAGACACAGTTGTTGTCTCCatcgcttctctctttctctatttatcactttcatcatcatcgtctccaAAAGCCTTTACCACTTGAaacctccctctctctctctctggttgaCCCGATAAGTTCTCTCTCGCAGACGCACAGATCTCTCTTAGAATCTGCTAGATCTGTTCGTTTCCTTACATCTGTATAGCGAACTCTCAGGTAAATTTCATAGCTTTCATCGTCTTTTGTTCCATTTCGAtttcgtttgatttttttttcttttttctttctgaaatcATCGGTTTCTGATCTTCATCGGCAGGTCCCGTTTGCAGATCTAGCGATCGATCTCCGTACTcgaagtctctctctctctctctctctctctctccgtgtCTCCCGAGTTCGACGTATGCTTTGTTTTCAGATCTGGGTTTGTAGAAATGGCGGAGACTTTGAAAGAAGATTCGATTATGATTCGGGAGGTTTGGGATTACAATTTAGTTGAAGAATTCGCGTTGATCCGTGAAATCGTCGACAAATTCAGCTACATCGCCATGGATACTGAGTTCCCAGGTGTGGTTTTGAAGCCTGTTGCTACTTTTAAGTACAATAACGATCTTAACTACAGGACTCTCAAGGAAAACGTAGATTTGTTGAAACTGATCCAAGTTGGGCTTACCTTCTCCGACGAGAACGGNNNNNNNNNNNNNNNNNNNNNNNNNNNNNNNNNNNNNNNNNNNNNNNNNNNNNNNNNNNNNNNNNNNNNNNNNNNNNNNNNNNNNNNNNNNNNNNNNNNNNNNNNNNNNNNNNNNNNNNNNNNNNNNNNNNNNNNNNNNNNNNNNNNNNNNNNNNNNNNNNNNNNNNNNNNNNNNNNNNNNNNNNNNNNNNNNNNNNNNNNNNNNNNNNNNNNNNNNNNNNNNNNNNNNNNNNNNNNNNNNNNNNNNNNNNNNNNNNNNNNNNNNNNNNNNNNNNNNNNNNNNNNNNNNNNNNNNNNNNNNNNNNNNNNNNNNNNNNNNNNNNNNNNNNNNNNNNNNNNNNNNNNNNNNNNNNNNNNNNNNNNNNNNNNNNNNNNNNNNNNNNNNNNNNNNNNNNNNNNNNNNNNNNNNNNNNNNNNNNNNNNNNNNNNNNNNNNNNNNNNNNNNNNNNNNNNNNNNNNNNNNNNNNNNNNNNNNNNNNNNNNNNNNNNNNNNNNNNNNNNNNNNNNNNNNNNNNNNNNNNNNNNNNNNNNNNNNNNNNNNNNNNNNNNNNNNNNNNNNNNNNNNNNNNNNNNNNNNNNNNNNNNNNNNNNNNNNNNNNNNNNNNNNNNNNNNNNNNNNNNNNNNNNNNNNNNNNNNNNNNNNNNNNNNNNNNNNNNNNNNNNNNNNNNNNNNNNNNNNNNNNNNNNNNNNNNNNNNNNNNNNNNNNNNNNNCCGAGTTCGACGTATGCTTTGTTTTCAGATCTGGGTTTGTAGAAATGGCGGAGACTTTGAAAGAAGATTCGATTATGATTCGGGAGGTTTGGGATTACAATTTAGTTGAAGAATTCGCGTTGATCCGCGAAATCGTCGACAAATTCAGCTACATCGCCATGGATACTGAGTTCCCAGGTGTGGTTTTGAAGCCTGTTGCTACTTTTAAGTACAATAACGATCTTAACTACAGGACTCTCAAGGAAAACGTAGATTTGTTGAAACTGATCCAAGTTGGGCTTACCTTCTCCGACGAGAACGGGAACTTACCCACATGTGGCACGGATAAGTTCTGCATCTGGCAGTTCAATTTCCGTGAGTTCAACATCGGTGAGGATATCTACGCGAGCGAGTCTATCGAGCTGTTGCGTCAGTGTGGGATTGATTTCAAGAAGAACGTTGAGAAAGGTATTGATGTGGTTAGGTTCGGTGAGCTTTTGATGTCCTCTGGGATTGTGATGAACGATGATATCTCGTGGGTTACGTTTCATGGAGGTTATGATTTCGGGTATTTGGTTAAACTGTTGATTTGTAAGGAGCTGCCTCTAAAGCAGGCTGATTTCTTCAAGCTTCTGTATGTTTATTTCCCGACGGTTTATGATATTAAGCACTTGATGACGTTCTGTAATGGATTGTTTGGAGGGTTGAACAGACTAGCTGAGCTTATGG contains:
- the LOC104735108 gene encoding probable CCR4-associated factor 1 homolog 10, which gives rise to MAETLKEDSIMIREVWDYNLVEEFALIREIVDKFSYIAMDTEFPGVVLKPVATFKYNNDLNYRTLKENVDLLKLIQVGLTFSDENGNLPTCGTDKFCIWQFNFREFNIGEDIYASESIELLRQCGIDFKKNVEKGIDVVRFGELLMSSGIVMNDDISWVTFHGGYDFGYLVKLLICKELPLKQADFFKLLYVYFPTVYDIKHLMTFCNGLFGGLNRLAELMGVERVGICHQAGSDSLLTLGSFRKLKERYFPGSTEKYTGVLYGLGVEDGTTTTTTVA